In one Mycobacterium sp. NBC_00419 genomic region, the following are encoded:
- a CDS encoding DUF7159 family protein: MDIVLGVSMTPTTVRMVLVEGAKGDGVTVDHDTFDITTDDGTATTAAEQVIAAILGTRESAEEGGHRLIATGVTWTDYVGAAELREALAARKIDDVLLISELHAAGTLAQAVGQAVGYERTALMFLERDTATLSVVETATGAIVKVESQSLHAPDAVAELARMVTGLESAAEPPQGLFIIGSGVDVAAVKSQIALGTTLPVHAPDEAELALARGAALASAAAPRYEASTVGLAHAPDRDGTTAGAAYSAGADTEMAAGATQLAAAGYMAPLGYSEVPDGDLGDLGYDAVPADIAEIDAVDDIAEEPGRKPFLLVGSALTSVFVVGVVALVISLAVSIRPTVDQRPSPGESVIVPSSQAPVSAAPEAQQPAPAPPSAAETIQEPVQVVQQAPRTVFVTPAPKAPAPAPAAPAPAPEAPAPAPAAPAPAPVVEAPAPIIAPPVVILPPLLPPFLRPRAPQYPQYPQYPSNPPTYTPTPTYTPTPTYTPTPTYTPSPTYTPTPTYTQPPTYTPLPTYTPAPTYSPPTAEAPAPAAGSGSGGYGSGSGGSGSSGGSGSSGSDSGGGSHGGSGRGSGGGSQGPMWPLWPNFGQ; the protein is encoded by the coding sequence GTGGACATCGTGCTTGGTGTGTCGATGACACCAACAACGGTCCGCATGGTGCTGGTCGAAGGGGCGAAGGGCGACGGTGTGACCGTCGACCACGACACCTTCGACATCACCACCGACGACGGCACGGCAACCACAGCGGCCGAACAGGTGATCGCCGCAATCCTCGGCACCCGGGAGAGCGCCGAGGAGGGCGGCCACCGCCTGATCGCCACCGGCGTCACGTGGACCGACTACGTCGGCGCCGCCGAACTGCGCGAAGCCCTGGCGGCCCGCAAGATCGACGACGTCCTGCTGATCTCGGAGCTTCACGCCGCCGGGACGCTGGCCCAGGCGGTCGGACAGGCCGTCGGCTACGAGCGAACCGCCCTGATGTTCCTCGAGCGCGACACCGCCACCTTGTCCGTCGTCGAGACCGCGACCGGAGCCATCGTCAAGGTCGAAAGCCAGAGCCTGCACGCCCCCGACGCGGTGGCCGAACTGGCCCGCATGGTCACCGGACTGGAATCGGCCGCCGAGCCCCCACAGGGCCTGTTCATCATCGGTTCCGGAGTCGACGTCGCCGCGGTCAAGTCGCAGATCGCACTGGGCACCACCCTGCCCGTGCACGCCCCCGACGAAGCCGAGTTGGCGCTGGCCCGCGGCGCCGCGCTGGCCTCGGCAGCAGCTCCCCGCTACGAGGCCTCGACCGTGGGCCTAGCCCATGCCCCCGACCGCGACGGCACCACCGCCGGCGCCGCCTACTCCGCAGGTGCCGACACCGAGATGGCCGCCGGGGCTACCCAACTGGCTGCTGCCGGATACATGGCGCCCCTGGGCTACAGCGAGGTGCCCGACGGTGACCTCGGAGACCTCGGCTACGACGCGGTGCCCGCCGACATCGCCGAGATCGATGCCGTCGACGACATCGCCGAAGAACCCGGCCGCAAGCCCTTCCTGCTGGTCGGCAGCGCACTCACCTCAGTCTTCGTGGTCGGCGTCGTCGCTCTGGTGATCTCCCTGGCGGTCAGCATCCGCCCCACCGTGGACCAGCGTCCCAGCCCCGGTGAGAGCGTGATCGTCCCGAGCAGCCAGGCGCCGGTCTCGGCCGCCCCGGAAGCCCAGCAGCCGGCACCGGCTCCGCCGTCGGCCGCCGAGACCATCCAGGAACCGGTTCAGGTGGTGCAGCAGGCTCCGCGGACCGTGTTCGTGACCCCCGCACCGAAGGCTCCCGCTCCGGCGCCTGCCGCTCCGGCCCCGGCTCCGGAAGCCCCCGCCCCCGCTCCGGCTGCCCCGGCCCCCGCGCCGGTCGTCGAGGCTCCCGCACCGATCATCGCCCCGCCCGTAGTGATCCTGCCGCCGCTCCTGCCGCCGTTCCTGCGGCCACGGGCCCCGCAGTACCCCCAGTACCCGCAGTATCCGTCGAACCCGCCGACCTACACGCCAACACCGACCTACACCCCGACGCCGACCTACACCCCGACGCCGACCTACACGCCGTCACCGACCTACACGCCCACCCCGACCTACACCCAGCCGCCCACGTACACGCCGCTGCCGACCTACACCCCGGCACCCACCTACAGCCCGCCCACCGCTGAGGCACCCGCCCCGGCCGCCGGGTCCGGTTCCGGGGGTTATGGCTCCGGCTCGGGAGGTTCCGGCAGTTCTGGCGGTTCCGGCAGCTCCGGTTCGGACTCCGGCGGCGGTTCGCACGGCGGCAGCGGCCGCGGCTCCGGCGGCGGCTCGCAGGGCCCGATGTGGCCGCTGTGGCCCAACTTCGGCCAGTGA
- a CDS encoding UDP-glucose dehydrogenase family protein, with product MRCTVFGTGYLGATHAAGMAALGHEVVGVDIDPGKIAKLSAGDIPFYEPGLAKVLQDNLSAGRLQFTTDYELAADFADVHFLGVGTPQKKGEYGADLRHVNAVIDELVPRLTRPSVIVGKSTVPVGTAADLVRRAQSLTRDGVDVEIAWNPEFLREGFAVQDTLHPDRIVVGVQQDSRRAEAALRELYAPLLADDVPFLLTDLQTAELVKVSANAFLATKISFINAISEVCEAAGADVRVLADALGYDPRIGRRFLNAGLGFGGGCLPKDIRAFMARAGELGANHALTFLREVDSINMRRRTRMVELTTTACGGSLLGANIAVLGAAFKPESDDVRDSPALNVAGMLQLNGATVNVYDPKAMENSQRLFPTLNYSTSALEACDRADAVLVLTEWQEFLDLEPQALATTVRARVVVDGRNCLDSRRWADAGWRVYALGRPPAHEHG from the coding sequence ATGCGATGCACTGTGTTTGGCACGGGCTACCTGGGGGCGACGCACGCCGCCGGCATGGCCGCACTGGGACACGAGGTCGTCGGAGTCGACATCGACCCCGGGAAGATCGCGAAGCTCTCCGCCGGTGATATCCCGTTCTACGAGCCGGGACTGGCAAAGGTATTGCAGGACAACCTCTCTGCTGGACGTCTGCAGTTCACCACCGATTACGAGCTGGCCGCCGATTTCGCCGACGTGCACTTCCTGGGGGTCGGAACGCCGCAGAAGAAGGGCGAGTACGGCGCGGATTTGCGTCACGTCAATGCAGTGATCGACGAGTTGGTGCCCCGGCTGACGCGCCCGTCGGTCATCGTGGGCAAGTCCACTGTGCCCGTGGGCACCGCCGCCGATCTGGTGCGTCGCGCGCAATCGTTGACCCGCGACGGCGTGGACGTCGAGATCGCATGGAACCCGGAGTTCCTGCGCGAAGGATTCGCCGTGCAGGACACCCTGCACCCGGACCGGATTGTCGTTGGAGTGCAACAGGATTCGCGACGTGCGGAGGCCGCGTTGCGTGAACTCTACGCTCCGCTGCTCGCCGATGACGTGCCGTTCCTGCTCACCGACCTGCAGACCGCCGAACTGGTGAAAGTGTCGGCCAACGCCTTTCTGGCCACCAAGATCTCCTTCATCAACGCGATCTCGGAGGTCTGCGAGGCCGCCGGCGCCGACGTCCGCGTGCTCGCCGATGCGCTCGGCTACGACCCGCGCATCGGCCGCCGATTCCTCAACGCCGGTCTGGGCTTCGGCGGCGGTTGCCTACCGAAAGACATCCGTGCGTTCATGGCCCGCGCCGGCGAACTGGGCGCCAACCACGCCCTGACCTTCCTGCGTGAGGTCGACAGCATCAACATGCGCCGTCGCACCCGCATGGTGGAACTGACCACCACGGCGTGCGGCGGGTCGCTGCTGGGCGCCAACATCGCCGTCCTGGGTGCGGCGTTCAAGCCCGAATCCGACGATGTGCGCGACAGCCCGGCCCTCAACGTGGCCGGCATGCTCCAACTCAACGGTGCCACGGTCAACGTCTACGACCCCAAGGCGATGGAGAACTCTCAGCGGCTGTTCCCGACGCTGAACTACTCGACGTCGGCGCTGGAGGCCTGCGATCGCGCCGACGCGGTGCTGGTGTTGACCGAGTGGCAGGAGTTCCTCGACCTCGAGCCGCAGGCGCTGGCCACGACGGTGCGGGCCAGAGTCGTCGTCGACGGCCGCAACTGCCTCGACAGCCGCCGCTGGGCAGACGCCGGCTGGCGGGTTTATGCGTTGGGCCGGCCACCGGCCCAC